The following are from one region of the Leucobacter sp. Psy1 genome:
- a CDS encoding NAD(P)/FAD-dependent oxidoreductase encodes MAKKILIVGGGYAGFYTAWKLEKLLRSGEAEVTIVDPLPYMAYLPFLPEVASGSIEPRHAVVARRRHLKSTVNIAGKVTAISNATRTVTIAPNEGEPFDFAYDQLVITTGSVSRTFPIPGVADNAIGMKTIEEAVAVRDRMVANFEEAASLPKGSPERERLLTVTVVGGGFAGIESIAELRSFATSLLRHYPEIDFEETQFHLVEAMGRIMPEVSEATADWVVKDQTRRGVNIHLNTQLSSAVDGKMELSTGEVFESELIVWTAGVMPRPFLRGTDLPIGPRGHVIGSPTLQVNTEDGEVVEGVWTAGDTSQTPDISSTPGPGGFCVPNAQHAVRQGKLLAKNIVATLRGEGVHEYNHKNAGAVAGLGVNTGVFQSGNFAMKGYFAWLAHRFYHGLAIPTWERKWRVFGGWVGHFFLGRDIVNIEMVQQPRAIFQEFASRPKPAEKSE; translated from the coding sequence GTGGCGAAGAAGATTCTGATCGTTGGTGGCGGCTATGCGGGCTTCTACACTGCATGGAAGCTCGAGAAGCTGCTCCGTTCCGGTGAGGCCGAGGTCACGATTGTCGACCCGCTTCCCTACATGGCGTACCTGCCGTTCCTGCCTGAGGTGGCTTCTGGTTCGATCGAGCCGCGCCACGCGGTGGTCGCGCGCCGTCGTCACCTCAAGAGCACCGTGAACATCGCGGGCAAGGTCACCGCCATCTCGAACGCGACGCGTACGGTGACCATCGCGCCGAATGAGGGCGAGCCATTCGACTTCGCCTACGACCAGCTGGTGATCACGACCGGTTCGGTGTCGCGTACCTTCCCGATTCCCGGCGTTGCCGACAACGCGATCGGCATGAAGACGATCGAGGAGGCGGTTGCCGTTCGCGACCGCATGGTGGCGAACTTCGAGGAGGCGGCTTCGCTGCCGAAGGGCTCGCCCGAGCGCGAGCGCCTGCTCACCGTCACCGTTGTCGGCGGCGGTTTCGCCGGTATCGAGTCGATCGCCGAGCTGCGCTCGTTCGCGACGTCGCTGCTGCGTCACTACCCCGAGATCGACTTCGAGGAGACGCAGTTCCACCTGGTCGAGGCGATGGGGCGCATCATGCCCGAGGTGTCCGAGGCCACGGCCGACTGGGTCGTGAAAGATCAGACCCGTCGCGGCGTGAACATTCACCTGAACACGCAGCTCTCCTCCGCGGTCGACGGCAAGATGGAACTGTCGACCGGTGAGGTCTTCGAATCCGAGCTCATCGTCTGGACGGCGGGCGTCATGCCCCGCCCGTTCCTCCGCGGCACCGACCTGCCGATCGGCCCCCGTGGTCACGTCATCGGCAGCCCGACGCTGCAGGTGAACACCGAGGACGGCGAGGTCGTCGAGGGCGTGTGGACGGCGGGAGACACGTCGCAGACGCCCGACATCTCGTCCACTCCTGGCCCCGGCGGCTTCTGCGTGCCGAACGCTCAGCACGCCGTGCGCCAGGGCAAGCTGCTCGCGAAGAACATCGTCGCGACGCTTCGCGGCGAGGGAGTGCATGAGTACAACCACAAGAACGCGGGTGCGGTCGCAGGCCTGGGCGTGAACACTGGTGTGTTCCAATCGGGCAACTTCGCCATGAAGGGCTACTTCGCCTGGCTCGCCCACCGGTTCTACCACGGCCTCGCGATCCCGACGTGGGAGCGCAAGTGGCGCGTGTTCGGCGGTTGGGTCGGCCACTTCTTCCTGGGCCGCGACATCGTGAACATCGAGATGGTGCAGCAGCCCCGCGCGATCTTCCAGGAGTTCGCCTCACGGCCGAAGCCCGCGGAGAAGTCCGAGTAG